The Syngnathoides biaculeatus isolate LvHL_M chromosome 6, ASM1980259v1, whole genome shotgun sequence genome has a window encoding:
- the lrrc4.2 gene encoding leucine-rich repeat-containing protein 4.2 yields the protein MSPLGQVSVQPTWNTALLAVLSLMVPALSMCQSSSPTLGSASSQNCPGMCSCTNQLSKVVCTRRGLVRVPPNIPANTRYLNLMENSIETIQADTFRHLHHLEVLQLGRNAIRQIEVGAFNGLTSLNTLELFDNRLTVIPSGAFEYLSKLRELWLRSNPIESIPSYAFNRVPSLMRLDLGELKKLEYISDGAFEGLQNLKYLNLGMCNLREFPNLSPLVGLEELEISENVFPELKPVAFHGLKNLRKLWIMNSAVTTIERNAFDDITALVELNLAHNNLSSLPHNLFTPLHYLVELHLHHNPWKCDCNVVWLSWWLREYIPTNSTCCGRCHTPGHMKGRYLVEVDQTTFQCSAPFIVDAPRDLNISAARVAELKCRTAAMSSVRWLLPSGTVLTHGSVHPRISVLNDGTLNFSNVLPSDTGSYTCMVSNMAGNSNASAYLNVSNAELNTSNLSYFTTVTVEVLEPTVEETPKPKPTTPASPSVFKPVFISTPTVLFQNTQTPRQVSIPTSRIPSGPAASLDEVMKTTKIIIGCFVAVTLLAAAMLIAFYKLRKRHQQRSTVAAARTIEIIQMEEEVPPVPPTSGSSCSEETGLVLPTLVEHNSNAFKPGYVSASRQGPYAAHWTQNNSLHRSARQHHSHISTIADPYVIKTTHGKEKVQETQI from the coding sequence ATGAGTCCGTTGGGCCAGGTTAGTGTGCAGCCTACCTGGAACACAGCCCTGCTTGCCGTGCTCTCCCTCATGGTACCTGCCCTCAGTATGTGCCAGTCTAGCAGCCCGACGCTGGGCTCGGCCAGCTCGCAGAACTGTCCAGGCATGTGCTCATGCACCAACCAGCTCAGCAAGGTGGTGTGCACCCGCAGAGGCCTGGTTCGTGTTCCTCCTAACATCCCAGCCAACACCAGGTACCTTAACCTGATGGAAAACAGCATAGAGACCATACAGGCGGACACCTTCAGACACCTCCACCATTTGGAGGTGCTGCAGTTGGGCAGGAACGCCATCAGGCAGATTGAAGTGGGGGCCTTCAACGGTCTGACCAGTCTTAACACTTTGGAGCTGTTTGACAACAGGCTGACAGTCATACCCAGTGGAGCCTTTGAGTACTTGTCAAAGTTAAGAGAATTGTGGTTGAGGAGCAATCCCATTGAGAGCATCCCATCGTACGCCTTCAATCGCGTCCCCTCGCTAATGAGGCTGGATCTCGGCGAACTGAAAAAGTTGGAGTACATCTCTGACGGGGCATTCGAGGGTCTTCAGAACCTCAAGTACCTCAATTTGGGGATGTGCAACCTGAGGGAGTTCCCCAATCTCTCCCCCCTCGTGGGTCTGGAGGAGCTTGAGATTTCAGAGAACGTTTTCCCTGAACTCAAACCCGTAGCCTTCCACGGGCTCAAGAATTTACGGAAACTGTGGATTATGAACTCCGCCGTCACCACCATTGAGAGGAACGCATTTGACGACATCACAGCTTTGGTGGAGTTGAACCTGGCTCATAATAATCTGTCATCTCTCCCCCACAACCTCTTTACACCTCTGCACTACTTAGTGGAGCTGCATCTGCATCACAACCCTTGGAAATGTGACTGCAATGTCGTGTGGCTCTCCTGGTGGCTCAGAGAGTACATTCCCACCAATTCTACCTGCTGTGGACGCTGCCACACCCCAGGCCATATGAAGGGCAGATACCTTGTGGAGGTGGACCAGACCACATTTCAGTGCTCTGCGCCGTTCATCGTCGACGCGCCGAGAGATCTGAACATCTCGGCGGCAAGGGTGGCGGAACTGAAGTGTCGCACGGCCGCCATGAGCTCCGTTAGATGGCTTCTGCCCAGCGGCACGGTGCTGACGCACGGCTCGGTTCACCCGCGGATATCTGTCCTCAACGACGGGACCCTAAACTTCTCCAATGTTCTGCCGTCAGACACGGGGTCCTACACCTGCATGGTGAGCAACATGGCAGGGAATTCAAACGCCTCGGCCTACCTAAATGTCAGCAACGCCGAGCTCAATACGTCAAATCTGTCCTATTTCACCACCGTCACCGTGGAGGTATTGGAGCCGACGGTGGAAGAAACCCCGAAACCTAAGCCGACAACCCCGGCTTCGCCTTCTGTCTTCAAACCCGTCTTCATCTCCACGCCTACCGTGCTgttccaaaacacacaaaccccaaGGCAGGTGTCGATCCCCACTTCCAGGATCCCGAGCGGACCCGCTGCTAGCCTGGACGAGGTCATGAAAACCACCAAAATCATCATCGGCTGTTTCGTCGCCGTGACCTTGTTGGCGGCGGCCATGTTGATCGCGTTCTATAAGTTGCGTAAGCGGCATCAACAGAGGAGCACGGTGGCCGCGGCCAGGACCATAGAGATCATACAAATGGAGGAGGAGGTTCCTCCGGTTCCGCCCACTTCTGGATCTAGCTGCTCGGAGGAGACGGGGTTGGTATTGCCCACGTTAGTGGAACACAACAGCAACGCCTTTAAGCCTGGCTACGTGTCGGCGTCTCGCCAAGGGCCCTACGCGGCCCACTGGACCCAGAACAACAGTCTGCACCGTTCGGCCAGACAGCATCACAGCCACATCAGCACCATCGCCGATCCTTACGTCATAAAGACGACTCACGGAAAGGAGAAGGTGCAAGAGACCCAAATCTGA